CCTGCACCTTGGCGCCGGTGCTGGTGAAGGTGACGCGGCCGTCGCCCACGGCGTAGCTCATGCGGCGGTTGACGCGGTACGTGCCGCCGGACACCTGCACCCACGGCAGCAGCTTGAGCAGCCACCGCGAGGAGATGCCCTGCATCTGCGGCTCGGACTTGGTGGTGGTCGCCAGCTGGCGTGCCGCCGCGGTCCCGAGGCTCAGCGAGTTCTCATCATGCGTCTTGGGGTTCGACATGGGTCACCTCTCCCTAGGTTGGAAAATCAAAGCCTGTTCACTGCCTTCAAGACTCAGGAGCGCTCGCGCTTGAACAGCTCCACCACGCGCATCGCGGACGTGCCCAGCGCGCCAAGACTGCCGATGTTGCCGGTCTTGAACTTGGGCATGGCCGCGTCTCGCAATTCGAATTCCTTGTAGCGGTCCACCGCCGCGTGCCACATGGGGATGCCCGCCATCCACTGCTGGAGCTGCTCCACGTACTTGTTCAGCTTCTCCTGCGCGTCCGTGTCCAGGTCGAAGGCGCGGATGACCACCGGCACCTCCTTGGCGACCAGGTGCTCGAACTGCTTCATCCGCGCGGTCATCAGGTGGTTCACGACGAGGACGGCCTCGTCCTTGGTCACGCCCAGGAACTTCTGGACCACCAGCACGCCGTTGTTGAGCTCACCCTCGAACTCAATCTCCTTCTGGTAGGAGAAGATGTCGTTGACGAGGCAGGCGTAGTCCGCGGCCGAGTTCTCCAGCGCGCGCAGCGTGCGGGTCTTGAAGATGGCCTCCGGGATGGCGTCGCCCTTGGACAGCCGCGACAGGCTCATGGTGAGGTCGGAGCCGAACGTCTTGCGGCGCATCTCCACGTAGTCCACCGGGTCCGGGACGCGGTTGAGGATCTGGTTGTTCAGCTCCCAGACCCAGCTCTCCGTCATGTCCTGGATGGCCTTGCGGAACAGCTTGCGCCCGTAGGGGGAGAGCGGGCCGGCCGTGCGCTTCCACAGGTCCGCCAGGCCCACCTCCACGGGGTTCGTGGGCACCGCGGCGTTCACGGCCTCCACGTCATCCGGCATGAACTGGGTGAGGCGCGCGTTGAACAGCTTCGCGCCCGGCATGTCGCGGGTGTAGCTGTAGAGCGCGGGGAAGTAGTCGTCCGCGTAGGTGCCCCACACGAGCCAGCACGCCGTGAGGTCCAGCTGTTCGGGGGTCGCGTCCGGGTGGATGAGCGCGCCGCAGAGGGCCACGTCCGCGACGTCGAACTTGTGGTCGTCCCAGATGTAGAGCCCCACGCCGGGCAGCTCGTCCAGCATGCCCATCCGGCGCGCCCAGTCCTTGGAGTTGCGCCGCGCGCGCTCCAGGTGCGGGCTCAGGTACGTGCTGTAGGGCATGTAGAACTTCGGCAGCTTCACCGGCCCCACGTGCTGGCGCGGGACGTGGCTGAAGCTGCGGGCGCGGGGCCCCAGGCCCAGCGCGCCGGCCGTCAGCGGCAGCTTGAGGGCGGACATGCCCAGGCCGGCAGGCAGCGGGATGGACAGCTCCCGGTTCTCCCGCCCGGCGGTCTGGTTCATGTAGCGGTTGGAGCGCATGTGCCACTCGTGGCCGCCGGACTGCCAGTCCTGGAGCCCGCGCAGGTACAGCAGCACCTGCGCCTGCTCCGCCGGGTTCAGGCCGTACTCCGCGAAGAGCCAGGGCAGCTCCGTGGCGGCGGTGTTTTCGAACTGCTGGAGCCGGGACGTCAGCAGGTCGTTGACCAGGTCCGCGGCGCGCTGCGTGTCGCACTCCAGGAACTTCTCCACCACCAGCACGCCGTTGGAGAGCTCGCCCTCCTCCAGGATCTCGCGCTCGTAGGAGAACAGGTCGTTGCGCAGGTGGACGGCGTCGGAGAACGTGTCCTTGAAGACGCGCATCGGGCGGCTGTGGACGACGCGGGCGGGGATCTCCGCGACGGCGTGCTCCACCAGGTCGGAGGACCACGGAGCGCCACCGACCTTGCGGCGCATCTCGATGTACTCGACGGGGTTGGAGACGCGCGCCTCGGAGATGTTCTCGATCTCCCACATCGACTCATCGAGCAGGTGCTTGGTGTTCTCGAAGAAGCGGCGGCGCCACTCCATGGACATGGAGGGCACGGTGCGCTGCCACAGGTTCCACAGGCCGCGCTCCACCGCGTTGGTGGGCTCCGGCGGCGTCTGCGCCAGGTCCATGGGCATGAACAGCGGCAGCCGGTCCAGGTACGCTTGCCCCCCCTGGATGTCGCGCGAGTACTTGTAGACCTCCAGGAAGTGGTCGTCGAAGTAGAAGACCCAGACGTACCAGTCGGTGACGAGGTCCAGCTCCACGCTCGGCGCTTCCGGGTGCGTGTACGCACAGAGCAGCGCGTAGTCCATGCCGTCGAAGCGGCGCTCGGACCAGATCTCCCGCTCCGTCCCGTCGTTCGGCGGGCCCAGGATGCCCATCTCGTACGACCACGCCTTCGTGTGGACACGGGCCGCTTCGAGGTGCGGATTCAGGCGCGCCGGCCACGGAACATAGAAATCCGGCAGCTCGAACGGCTGTTTGTGTCGCGCCTTGGACATGGGTACCCCTCGTTGAACTCCCAAGCCTTGTAGTGGCGTTGAGAACCCGACTCCACGCTAAACGTGGTGCTCGGGAAAATTCGAGTAATCTCAGGAATTAGGAATGGCGGGCCGGGTTGCCCTCCACCCACGGGTTGTCACGTATCTGTTTCGGGATTGGCGGGAACCCGGCGGAGATTGGCATTTCCGCCACTCACGACGGGGGCGTGAGGACAGGCACAAGGCATCCACCGGCGGGCCCTTCTGGCGCCGCGAAAGGATCCGCATGCTTGCTCAAATCGTCCTCTTCGACGGCTTCGACCTGCTGGACGCGCTGGCCCCCTATGAAGTGCTGTGGGCGGGCGGCGACATCGCGGGAGGCGCGTTGCAGGTGGAGCTCGTCTCCTTCGAGGGCGCTCGCGAGGTGCCGAGCACACCCACAGGTATGTTGGTGAAGGCCACGGGCCGCATCGACCTGGAGCGCGCGGACCTGCTCATCCTCCCGGGCGCCGCGGGTTCGCTGGGTGGGAGTGGACCGGGCTCCATTCCGGCGCTGCTCGCCAACGCCGTCGGGACGGGGCTTTCGGACGTGCTGGAACAGGCGCTCGCGAAGCCGGGGCTCACGGTGGGCACGGTGTGCGGAGGTTCAATGCTGCTGGGCATGGCGGGGCTGTTGAAGGGACGCCGCGCCACCACGAACCACGCGGCCCTGGAGGCGCTGAAGGACACGGGGGCGGACGTCATCGCCGCGCGCATCGTGGACGACGGGAACCTGGTGACGGCCGCGGGCGTCACGTCCGGCCTGGACCTGGGTGTGTACCTGCTGGAGCGCATGGTGGGGCCTCGCGTGGCGCACGGCGTGGAAGCGCTCTTCCAGTTCGAGCGGCGCGGCACGGTGTGGCGCGCGCAGGGCCACGAGGCCCTGGCCTGGTGAAGTCTCCCCTCCCCTCCATTCAACCGAGAAGACCGCCCATGAACGACCTCACGAACCCCATGATGCGCCCCGAGCCGCTCCAACTGGGGATGCTGCTCTACCCGGACCTCACGCTGCTGGACCTGGTTGGTCCCCAGGCTGTGCTGGGCATGCACGCGCGGACGCATCTGGTGTGGAAGACGCTGGAGGTCGTGATGTCCGACTCCGGGATTGGCATCCAGCCGACGGCGACGCTCGACACCTGCCCGGAGGACCTGGACATCCTGTTCGTGCCGGGTGGCATGGGCATCGCCCGGGCCATGGAGGATCCGGCGCTGCTCGGGTTCCTGAAGGACAGGGCTCCGCGCGCCCGCTATGTGACGTCCGTGTGTTCGGGGTCGCTGCTGCTGGCCGCGGCGGGCCTGCTGCGGGGCTACCGCTCCACGTCGCACTGGGCGTCGCTCGAATTCCTGCGGGGCTACGGCGCGGAGCCGGTGAAGGCGCGTGTCGTGGTGGACCGCAATCGGTTCTCCGGCGGCGGCGTGACGGCGGGCATCGACTTCGGGCTGACGCTGCTCGCGCACCTTCGCGGCGAGGACACGGCGAAGCTCACGCAGTTGATGCTGGAGTACGACCCGGCCCCGCCCTTCAACGCGGGCACGCCGGATGCGGCGGGCCCGGAGATGACGGAGCGGGTGCTCCAGTTCCTTGATGAAACCCAGCAGCACCTGCAACGGCTGTCTGACGAGGCCCGGAGCGCCATGGCCGCCTGAGCGGGAGCGGCAACGGGCCTCCAGCCTCACCCGATGGGATAGTCTCCCGAGGCTTGCTTGAGGGTAGGAGGTCCCGTGCATCAACAGGAGAGGAAGGCGCTGCGGAGGGTGCTGCTGGGAATCAGCATTCTCGGCACCCTGCACCTGCCGACAGCCCATGCGGAGCCTCCCCTGACAAAGGCTCCCAACTGCATCAAGCGAGGCTGGCCCGCGACCGTCCTCTGCGGCAGCACGCCGTGCTTCGTTTCAAGCTGCGGCGAAGGCAAGTGCCCCTACTGCTTCATCACGGGCATGGAGAACCTCGCCATCACGGCGTGGGCCGTCTACACGTGCATGAACGGCGATACCGTCACGGGAAGGGCACTGCTGTTCAACACGCAGCCCTTCAACGCTCGGCTGGGGCCTTTCTGTGGCTGAGATTTCATGGGAGCAGGACGCGGCCTTCGTGACGGAGGCACTCAACCTCCTGACCGTGCTGGCCGCACCGCGGCTCTACGCGCGGTGGTGCACGCAAGCCCCGGCGGAGGAGCTGCGTACAGTCCTTCAGTCCCGCATGGCCGCGCTCGCGGCGTTCTGCGCGAAGGCGTGGGGGAGCCCGGATGCGGAGCGCTTCCGGTCAGCAGCTCCCGAGGTGCGGACGCTGGCTGAGTCCCTGGCGGGCGCGCCCTCCGAAAGTCTCATGGACCCCGGATGGAACATCCAGGCCCGCGACTGCCTGGGAGCGCTCGGGTTCCCGGCGCCTCCAGAAGGATGGGACGCCTTCGAGGGATGGCGCGTCGACGGGGAATCCTAACGGCGCGGCGGGCTCTTTCTTACGCGCGCAGGGACCCAGGCCCCTGTCGTGGGGACACCTTCTTCACGCCACTCCGTTGATGACGTCGAGCCCCAGAAAGAGACGGTCCCTCAGCGACTTTCCAGGTGGGGTTGCTCTGGCGCTGGAGGTACAGGTGCCGGGTGGGTGGGTGACGACGGCACAGCGGGAGCCGGAGCCTCGGGCGTAAGCGGAGAAGGCGCGGCAGGTGGGGCGGGCGGAGCGGCCTCCTGGTCCGGAGGGGACCCGGCGTCAGGCGGTGCCTTCACGGGTGGCACAGACTCCGCAGGGTCCTCTCCCGCCGGAGTCGGAGCCTTCGCGACCACGACGCCCTGGGGCGTTACCGCATACACCTCCCACCAGTCGAGAACGCGTCCGCTGGGGCCACCGCAGCGGTGAAAGCGCTGATCCACCACCACAAAGTACAGGTCGGGCGCTGGGCCCGCGAAGACGGTGACATCCAAGCCCTGCTCCGGACTTGAGCATCCCGCGAACAGGTTCGGAAACGGGTGGGTCCGCACCACCTCGCGGATGGCGCCCGCCGCAGCGAGCGCGGCACCGGCCTCCATGGACTCGGCGACAGTCCTCGCCGAATGCTCGTCCGGCCACGTCACCTCGCCCTTCCAGGCAGCAGCGGGCGCAGCACACCCATGGAGCACCGCGACCCACCCAGCAAGCGTCAAGGCCTTGATCATCGTGCACACCTGATCACGGAGTAACCGTAACCCACCGGGACGACATTCAGGCACCACGCTCCGCAAGGGCGGGCGCGCGCTGCGTGGGACACAGCCTCCCAGCGTGACCAGCAAGCTCGGACGTCGTTCCACTGCTGGACCTCGCCTGTGGGAAAGCAGCGCAGGAGTTGCCCCGTCTTCGCGGCTCTCCTGCGCTTTATGTGGCTTCACTGCAAGGTGGTCTTGGTGAATGAGGAGTGTTGTCCCTCCCTTCGATCCCGCTGCTGCTCAGCGAGCGGCCCGCCCCCGTGCACCCGACGTCCCGAGTGATTCACCTGGACGATGCTCCCCGAGGGGTGGCGCCTGGCGCGAACCTGTCCGACAGTCGGACAGTCGGACAGGTTCTGGCGAACAGCCGACGGCAGGCGTCCCTATGGACTCTGCTTCTGGCGTGCCCACTTGAGCCGGTGAACGGCTACCATCAAGGCAGGTGGGCGAGATTGTCGGAGAAGAGCGCATCCAAAAGCGTCGGAGGCGCCTCACCATTGAAGAAGCCCACTCGAAGCCCTGGAAGCGGCACCCCCGCGAAAGCCAAGGGGAAGCGGCGATAGCCGAGCACCTCCTCTATTTGGTGCTCCAGCGCATCCACTTCCTGTCTGACATTCGCGGGCGGCTCAAACATGAGCTGGGGTGAGGAAAAGTGCTGGAGATGAAAGGAATTATCGCCTGCGTCCCCTCTCTTGGGGTGGGGGGCCGCCATGGGGTATTCCGTGGAGGTGGGATGCCAGACCTGGGTCGTGACATAGACAATATAGAAAGGCGCAAGGACACTGACCGCGGCGGCGATGCGTGTCGCGAGTCGCTCGCCTCCAGGCAACGGCTCTGTGCGGTAGAGAAAGCAGCGCATGCACGCCGAGACGTAGGGCTGAGTCCCGTTACCAATGCCTTCACCAGGAAAGGCGCGTTTGAGTCCTTTCATGAGGTTCTTCCAATCGTTCCCATCCAAGGCCTTGTTCCATGCCGCCAGGAACCTTGCATGCTCGGGTGTACGCTGGTGGGCTGGCACTGGCTCGGTCAGCTCATCCTTCTCCACTGGGAACCCGGTTGGATAGTACCGAAGCGCGCACTCAATCAATGACTCCTGTGAGCCCTCAGTCATTCGCCGCTCCCTTCAGTGGAATGTCGAAATAGATGGGATCCAAGCCTGGGGTCTGACACTCAGACACACGGGCCCCGGCAATGCGTTCTCTGAGCAGGCGATCATACTTGTTCTTGAACCTGCGACACAGGATGGCAATCATCTCTCCTTGATCAGCCTTGGATAGAATCTCATGAGCCGCCGCGTTGGCCAGAGATGCAACAACCTGCTGAGCAACTTCCAGAGGAACTTCTCCCTGCTGGGTATTGCGTATCGGAACGCCGACCTCGAATTTGCATACATCGGTAGCTCCTGAGTCGCCTTCCGTGATGCGCGCATGGATGCAGACAGCCCGCCAGCCATCAGGCTGCAGCTCGGCGGCGTCCACCGCGACGACTGTTTTAAAGCGGAAATGTTCCGGCGTAATGCGCCCAATGACCAAGCCACGCCCGTGGGCGCATCCGCTCTGTCCCAGCGCGCCAACCCACAGGGTTGTCACGAGCGCCCACAGGCCCATCCTCCGCGTTGCTTTCCTGGGCGTCATTCCGCTCTCCACGGCCCGGACTTCGTCCTGCCTGAGCCTCCATGCTGGCCGACTTCCCTTTCCCATGGGGAGAGCGAACTCGCCAGGGACTGCTCTCGAAGCCCCTCTCCGGTTTTGAAGCTCCGCCATCCGCCACCCCGATCCGGGAGGTACCCGGCGGGCTGAGGATCGGCCGGTTTCCCTCTGAAACGGGGCGGGCGAAGTTCCACGGAGGTCTGGAATGGAGGCAGAATAGCGCTGCTTGCGTGACTTGCCATGCTTCAGGCGCCACTCATGGCACAGGCGGCCCAACTCGGCGACGGCGCTGTAGTGTGGGGAGCGATCGCGTTGGTCCGACTCGTGGTTCTCCCAGGGACCTACCGCAACGACACCTTGGATGCCGGAGAGGCGATGAAAGCAGCTGGGGAATCGGAAGCGCAGCTTCAGCAGCAACTACTGCATCGTGAACCCCATCGGCACCTTCGACTGTGTCGACTTCCAGGCCAGTGAGATCCTCTGGAGCGACAAGACTCCCACCAAGCCCCTCACCATCAAGAAGCATGTGCTGGACCGCAATAGGGTGGAGCGCGCGCCGCAGTTGTTTCGTGTGGACAGGGATCCCATGACCTACGTGCTGCGATACGAACTGGCCAAGGAGATCAGTGACCGGCGGTTCGCCAACGTCTACTGGAAGGAGCTGCCGCTCAATGACGCGGGAAAGTAGGTGCCGGTGATGGCGGACCGTCCCATCCCGCCCGGTTCCCGTGGCGCACGGCGCACTCTCTGGGACGGCCAGGAGGAACACCTGGACAAGGAGGATTGAGCGAAGTGGCGCGCTTGACCTTCTTGGGCACCCACGAGAACTCCGGGAACAAACCCATCTCTGAATGGGGTCCCGAAGTCCTCTAAAGGTTCACGGGTCGCTCACCCCTGCCCCACCACCTCCCACCCGTGCGACTCCTAGCGGCGCGGCGAGCGACGCGACGGGCTCTTGCGAGCGCCCGCGCGGGTGTTCTTCCGGGCCGTCGTGCCGCGCTTCGCGGTCGTCGTCTTGCGCGCGGTGCGGCCCGCGGCGGCGCGACGGACGGGCGACTTGCGGGCACCCCGCTTGGCGGTGGCGCGCTTCGCCGTCCCACGCTTCGTGGTGGCGCGCTTCGCCGTCCCACGCTTGCCTGCGGCCTTCTTCGCGGCAGGACGCTTGGCCGCGGCCTTCTTCGCGGTGGTGCGCTTCGTGGTCGCGCGCTTCGCGGCGCCGGTGCTGCGGCGGGGCGAGGCCTTGCGCGCGCTCTTGCGCGTCCCGGAGGCGCGGCGGCGCGACGGCGTGGCGGACTCACCGACCGGCATCAGGGTGTTGGACAGCGACGGGGTCTCGTTCGGGTCCTGCGCGTTCGTTTCAGCGTTCATCAACAACCTCCAGGTTTGAAAACACCCGGAGCGTACGCGCAACCGCATGAAGTCAACCCATGCGCCCCAGCACAGATGCACGCCATCCAACGAATGCCCGCGCGATCACCACCGCGCGAGGCCGAAAATCCGGCCCCGGCGCGCACGGGTCAACGCTTCGCTACGCCGCGCCCTTCAGGAACGCGGCCAGCTTCTCGTACGCCACCGCGAGCGGAGGGATCGGCGCGCTCTCATGGAGCTGGTGCGCCTGCGCCGTCTCACCGGGCCCGAAGTTCACCGCGTCCACGCCCCACTCACCGAAGCGCGCCACGTCCGTCCACGCCTGCTTCGACGCGGCCGGCAGCCCCGTGAGCGCCATCAGCCGCTGGAAGAGCGGGTTGCCCGCGGCCACCGGCCCGCTGGGCGACGCATCCGTGAACTCCACCTCCGCGCGGCCCGCCACCAGCGCCAGCACGTCCTCCTTCGCCTGCGCCACGCTCTTGCCCGGGGCGAAGCGGTAGTTGAGGTTCAGCTCGAACGCCTCCGGCACCACGTTGCGCGCCCGGCCTCCCTTGGCGAGCGTCGCGCTCATCACCTCGTAGAAGGGGAAGCCCGCGACGTTCACCTCCACGCGCTCGCGCCCCAGCAGCTCCGTGAGCAGCGGGCCCGCCTTGTGGATGGCGTTCTCCCCCTGCCACGGCCTGGCGGAGTGCGCGCTGCGCCCGTTGAAGCGCACCGTCA
The DNA window shown above is from Corallococcus soli and carries:
- a CDS encoding DJ-1/PfpI family protein; its protein translation is MNDLTNPMMRPEPLQLGMLLYPDLTLLDLVGPQAVLGMHARTHLVWKTLEVVMSDSGIGIQPTATLDTCPEDLDILFVPGGMGIARAMEDPALLGFLKDRAPRARYVTSVCSGSLLLAAAGLLRGYRSTSHWASLEFLRGYGAEPVKARVVVDRNRFSGGGVTAGIDFGLTLLAHLRGEDTAKLTQLMLEYDPAPPFNAGTPDAAGPEMTERVLQFLDETQQHLQRLSDEARSAMAA
- a CDS encoding cell envelope biogenesis protein TolA, yielding MNAETNAQDPNETPSLSNTLMPVGESATPSRRRASGTRKSARKASPRRSTGAAKRATTKRTTAKKAAAKRPAAKKAAGKRGTAKRATTKRGTAKRATAKRGARKSPVRRAAAGRTARKTTTAKRGTTARKNTRAGARKSPSRRSPRR
- a CDS encoding DJ-1/PfpI family protein; translation: MLAQIVLFDGFDLLDALAPYEVLWAGGDIAGGALQVELVSFEGAREVPSTPTGMLVKATGRIDLERADLLILPGAAGSLGGSGPGSIPALLANAVGTGLSDVLEQALAKPGLTVGTVCGGSMLLGMAGLLKGRRATTNHAALEALKDTGADVIAARIVDDGNLVTAAGVTSGLDLGVYLLERMVGPRVAHGVEALFQFERRGTVWRAQGHEALAW
- a CDS encoding family 2 encapsulin nanocompartment cargo protein terpene cyclase; protein product: MSKARHKQPFELPDFYVPWPARLNPHLEAARVHTKAWSYEMGILGPPNDGTEREIWSERRFDGMDYALLCAYTHPEAPSVELDLVTDWYVWVFYFDDHFLEVYKYSRDIQGGQAYLDRLPLFMPMDLAQTPPEPTNAVERGLWNLWQRTVPSMSMEWRRRFFENTKHLLDESMWEIENISEARVSNPVEYIEMRRKVGGAPWSSDLVEHAVAEIPARVVHSRPMRVFKDTFSDAVHLRNDLFSYEREILEEGELSNGVLVVEKFLECDTQRAADLVNDLLTSRLQQFENTAATELPWLFAEYGLNPAEQAQVLLYLRGLQDWQSGGHEWHMRSNRYMNQTAGRENRELSIPLPAGLGMSALKLPLTAGALGLGPRARSFSHVPRQHVGPVKLPKFYMPYSTYLSPHLERARRNSKDWARRMGMLDELPGVGLYIWDDHKFDVADVALCGALIHPDATPEQLDLTACWLVWGTYADDYFPALYSYTRDMPGAKLFNARLTQFMPDDVEAVNAAVPTNPVEVGLADLWKRTAGPLSPYGRKLFRKAIQDMTESWVWELNNQILNRVPDPVDYVEMRRKTFGSDLTMSLSRLSKGDAIPEAIFKTRTLRALENSAADYACLVNDIFSYQKEIEFEGELNNGVLVVQKFLGVTKDEAVLVVNHLMTARMKQFEHLVAKEVPVVIRAFDLDTDAQEKLNKYVEQLQQWMAGIPMWHAAVDRYKEFELRDAAMPKFKTGNIGSLGALGTSAMRVVELFKRERS
- the dapE gene encoding succinyl-diaminopimelate desuccinylase is translated as MASNDLAARLAHTTLELCRIDSPIGHEGPIADHVEGWALRHFRREEVFRVGHTLLLGSLEDPRPTVALIGHLDTVPMHPGDVGRAPRIEGERVHGLGASDMKGGLAVMMALAEDLRRDTLPVNVAFLLYEREEGAYAESGLIPLYAKRPDLTRVSFGIAMEPTDGVVQVGCVGSMQVTVRFNGRSAHSARPWQGENAIHKAGPLLTELLGRERVEVNVAGFPFYEVMSATLAKGGRARNVVPEAFELNLNYRFAPGKSVAQAKEDVLALVAGRAEVEFTDASPSGPVAAGNPLFQRLMALTGLPAASKQAWTDVARFGEWGVDAVNFGPGETAQAHQLHESAPIPPLAVAYEKLAAFLKGAA